In Spirochaetota bacterium, the following are encoded in one genomic region:
- a CDS encoding periplasmic heavy metal sensor has product MKRSTRFIAVASVIAVAGLAFAGCAHHWSPEKRADYMAKKIASKLDLNDEQKAKLYAIKDEAVAKFKEERAGHKAMRAEAIALVKKDKVERAEVEKLFSEREEHMKRLRPFIIDKIIEFHAILTPEQRAKAAELMEEFQKKME; this is encoded by the coding sequence ATGAAGAGAAGCACACGTTTTATCGCCGTCGCATCGGTCATCGCGGTCGCGGGCCTCGCGTTCGCGGGATGCGCCCACCACTGGAGCCCCGAGAAGAGGGCCGATTACATGGCGAAGAAGATTGCGTCCAAGCTGGACCTGAACGACGAGCAGAAGGCGAAACTCTACGCGATCAAGGACGAGGCGGTCGCGAAATTCAAGGAGGAGCGCGCCGGCCACAAGGCGATGCGCGCCGAGGCGATAGCGCTGGTGAAAAAGGACAAGGTCGAACGGGCCGAGGTTGAGAAGCTTTTCAGCGAGCGCGAGGAACACATGAAGCGGCTGCGGCCCTTCATCATCGACAAGATTATCGAGTTCCACGCGATCCTCACGCCCGAACAGCGCGCGAAGGCGGCCGAGCTTATGGAAGAGTTCCAGAAGAAGATGGAATAG
- a CDS encoding class I SAM-dependent methyltransferase yields MFNQFRISRGKAGCRVQVLRITAGGAPIRTPARVIRRFPGPDKPDVRGDTMLFSIKTLRAGVLIVPFLCTLMTAQCSSRYLADHFNKSASDESSQAPRVIQNLSLKPGDSVADIGAGGGHFTLLLARAVGSDGRVWAVDINPDFLDFIKERATAEGIGNIGYVRASFTESGLAAKSADLAFLRNVFHDMGDRVAYFARLKGVLKPGGRVAIIDYLPAGVLARLHGHFIEEGEILAVMKDAGYIAVERHTFLEGQSFNIFKPVE; encoded by the coding sequence ATGTTCAACCAATTCAGGATTTCCCGGGGTAAAGCCGGATGCCGCGTCCAGGTCTTGCGCATCACGGCCGGGGGGGCGCCGATTCGCACTCCGGCCCGCGTGATTCGCCGGTTTCCCGGACCGGACAAACCAGATGTGCGAGGTGACACCATGTTGTTTTCCATTAAGACCCTGCGCGCGGGGGTGCTGATCGTCCCGTTCCTGTGCACGCTTATGACGGCGCAGTGCTCGTCGAGATACCTTGCGGACCACTTCAACAAGAGCGCCTCGGACGAATCGAGCCAGGCCCCTCGCGTGATTCAGAACCTGTCGCTCAAGCCCGGGGACTCCGTCGCCGATATCGGCGCCGGCGGGGGCCACTTCACCCTGCTCCTCGCCCGCGCGGTGGGAAGCGACGGCAGGGTGTGGGCCGTCGATATCAACCCCGATTTCCTGGATTTTATAAAGGAGCGCGCGACCGCAGAGGGAATCGGGAATATCGGGTACGTCAGGGCGAGCTTCACCGAATCGGGACTCGCCGCGAAGAGCGCAGACCTTGCGTTTTTACGGAACGTGTTCCACGACATGGGAGACCGCGTCGCCTACTTCGCCCGGCTGAAAGGAGTGCTGAAACCCGGGGGGCGGGTCGCGATTATCGATTACCTGCCCGCGGGGGTCCTCGCGCGGCTCCACGGGCATTTCATCGAGGAGGGCGAGATCCTCGCCGTCATGAAGGACGCGGGTTACATCGCCGTTGAACGCCACACCTTCCTGGAAGGGCAGTCGTTCAACATATTCAAGCCTGTGGAGTAG